A genome region from Myroides fluvii includes the following:
- a CDS encoding urease subunit beta, whose translation MYLTHQEKEKMLLLFAAIIAKNRKEKGLKLSYPEAIAYLSGHIIEGAREGKTVQQLIGECNQLLTSEDVMPGVPELLEQVQVEAMFVDGTKLVSLNNPIPYTSSNHPIPGAYAFATDDLVLSEGRKRIRITVINTADRPVQVGSHFHFYESNPALSFDREQTKGYHLDIASGLSVRFMPGIEETIDLVEYGGDKIIHGFTGKINGSI comes from the coding sequence ATGTATTTAACTCACCAAGAAAAGGAGAAAATGCTTCTTTTATTTGCGGCAATTATCGCTAAAAATAGAAAAGAAAAAGGATTAAAACTCAGTTATCCAGAAGCTATTGCGTATCTATCCGGACATATCATCGAAGGCGCAAGAGAGGGAAAAACGGTGCAGCAGTTAATTGGAGAATGCAATCAATTGTTGACGAGTGAGGATGTTATGCCAGGAGTTCCTGAATTACTAGAGCAAGTACAAGTAGAGGCTATGTTTGTTGACGGAACAAAGCTGGTGTCCCTCAACAACCCAATTCCCTATACTTCATCTAATCATCCTATACCAGGTGCTTACGCTTTTGCTACAGATGACCTTGTTTTATCTGAGGGAAGAAAACGCATTCGCATCACAGTGATCAATACAGCGGACCGTCCTGTTCAAGTGGGGTCTCACTTCCATTTTTATGAATCAAACCCGGCTTTGTCTTTTGACAGAGAACAAACCAAAGGATATCACTTGGATATTGCCTCCGGTTTATCCGTTCGCTTTATGCCTGGTATTGAAGAAACCATTGACCTTGTTGAATATGGTGGAGACAAAATCATTCACGGTTTCACAGGTAAAATAAATGGTTCTATTTAA
- a CDS encoding helix-turn-helix domain-containing protein, producing MKEIAAILSSYDYKKRYLPYLDFAILSNTNSLQVYKIEEYLTGIVKPVSPYRTAFSFIIFVTSGEFEQLINFQNYRIKAGECLHVKQGVWTATQYLSEDVKGFIIFYESDIFTQYLLMHDKKEEIKYMPYYKLDYYDSQALTASMLLLYGELGLIENRPSIYVPIFYSILSRLNYYTDNYTFNSRDLEIAFKFKELVIESHIREKSVGYYAHQLCISENYLNRCIKKVIGRSAKQFINEVTLEYAKLLLLNSNLDIAEIAYELHFPSPSYFSKFFRKEMGIAPHAFRSKRELPLV from the coding sequence ATGAAAGAGATTGCTGCGATTTTATCTAGTTATGATTATAAAAAAAGATACCTTCCGTATCTTGATTTCGCGATATTGAGTAACACAAACTCACTTCAAGTATATAAAATAGAAGAGTATTTAACGGGAATAGTAAAGCCAGTAAGTCCTTATAGAACAGCCTTTAGTTTTATTATTTTCGTTACGAGTGGCGAATTTGAGCAATTGATTAATTTTCAAAATTATCGCATTAAGGCAGGGGAGTGTTTGCACGTAAAGCAAGGAGTCTGGACGGCTACGCAATATTTGTCAGAGGATGTTAAGGGATTCATTATTTTCTATGAGTCGGATATTTTTACGCAGTATTTGTTGATGCACGACAAAAAGGAGGAAATCAAGTACATGCCTTATTATAAGTTAGACTATTACGACAGTCAAGCCTTAACCGCGAGTATGCTTTTATTGTATGGGGAGTTGGGGCTTATTGAAAATAGGCCTAGTATTTACGTGCCGATTTTTTACTCTATATTATCGCGTTTGAATTATTATACGGATAACTATACGTTTAATTCCAGGGATTTAGAAATCGCCTTTAAGTTCAAAGAGTTAGTGATTGAGTCTCATATACGAGAGAAATCAGTAGGATATTATGCACATCAATTGTGTATTTCGGAGAATTATTTGAATCGCTGTATTAAAAAGGTGATTGGGCGTTCTGCTAAGCAATTCATCAATGAGGTAACCTTAGAGTATGCTAAATTACTCTTGCTTAACTCCAATTTGGATATTGCAGAAATAGCGTATGAATTGCACTTTCCATCACCGAGTTACTTTTCTAAGTTTTTTAGAAAAGAAATGGGGATTGCTCCCCATGCTTTTCGCTCTAAAAGGGAATTGCCTTTGGTGTGA